Proteins from a single region of Salinibacter grassmerensis:
- the rpsL gene encoding 30S ribosomal protein S12, translated as MPTTQQLIRKGRKSEEETSDAPALESSPQRRGVCTRVYTTTPKKPNSALRKVARVRLTNGNEVTAYIPGEGHNLQEHSIVLVRGGRVKDLPGVKYHIVRGALDTAGVEERRQGRSKYGTKKPRE; from the coding sequence GTGCCGACGACTCAGCAGTTGATCCGAAAAGGGCGAAAGTCTGAAGAGGAAACGAGCGATGCTCCGGCGCTGGAAAGCAGCCCGCAGCGTCGTGGGGTGTGCACACGAGTGTACACCACCACCCCCAAGAAGCCGAACTCGGCGCTCCGAAAGGTGGCCCGTGTGCGGTTGACCAACGGCAACGAGGTCACCGCGTACATCCCGGGCGAGGGGCACAACCTGCAGGAACACTCCATCGTGCTCGTTCGCGGTGGACGTGTGAAGGACCTGCCGGGTGTGAAGTATCACATCGTGCGAGGAGCCCTCGACACGGCCGGCGTAGAAGAGCGTCGGCAGGGCCGCTCGAAGTACGGCACGAAGAAGCCGCGTGAGTAG
- the rpsG gene encoding 30S ribosomal protein S7, translating to MSRNEAPEQRTTQPDPVYRDDMVSRFVNAIMRDGKKSLARRIVYDTLDVIEERAEEEGLEVFKKAVNNAAPLVEVRSRRVGGATYQVPAEVRPERRITLAFRWIIQYARARNEKSMVNRLASELVDAARGEGGAVKKKDDVHRMAESNKAFAHFQF from the coding sequence ATGTCACGAAACGAGGCCCCCGAGCAGCGCACCACACAGCCGGATCCTGTCTACCGGGACGACATGGTTTCCCGGTTCGTCAACGCCATCATGCGGGACGGAAAGAAAAGCCTCGCTCGGCGCATCGTGTACGACACGCTTGATGTGATCGAAGAGCGCGCCGAGGAAGAAGGGCTAGAGGTATTCAAGAAGGCTGTGAACAACGCCGCACCCTTAGTGGAGGTGCGAAGCCGTCGCGTGGGAGGCGCGACCTATCAGGTGCCCGCCGAGGTGCGCCCTGAACGGCGCATCACGCTGGCCTTCCGCTGGATCATTCAGTACGCCCGGGCCCGGAACGAGAAAAGCATGGTGAATCGCCTCGCGAGTGAGCTGGTTGATGCTGCTCGCGGCGAAGGCGGTGCCGTAAAGAAGAAGGACGATGTGCACCGCATGGCCGAGTCCAACAAGGCCTTCGCTCACTTCCAGTTCTAA